A window of Macaca thibetana thibetana isolate TM-01 chromosome 7, ASM2454274v1, whole genome shotgun sequence genomic DNA:
GGCTTTCCAGTGCCTCCAGCCTCAGTGCAGGTTCCATTCACCTCACAGAAGCCCATGCAGGCTCCTGCCAGACGCCCACTTGCACACAACAGGACCCTCACCTGTGGGGCAGGATGTACATGGAGCAGGCGGCAGTGCTGCCAAATGTGGACAGGATTCTTCTTGAGTTTCAGATAAAGGTGGGGTGCCAGGAACACTCCAGAATGGGCCCTTGCGGCAGGGTCAGGGAAGATCCGTCTCAAAGGATGTTGCCTGGGCACTCTGGCCCTTGGGCCTGGATGGTAACAAAGTCTGGGCCAGGGACAGGCTGGGGACTGCAACTGGGTCATCTGTCCTATCCTAGACTGAGAGCAGGACCAATTTAGTGCCCATCAGTCAGAGTCCGCTTTGGAACCGAGATGGGGCCGCAGGGGAAGGCGGAGCAGCAGGGAGTACTCCTCTGGCTTTCCAGGTGAGGAAGGCTCTGTCTCAGAGAGGTCTGGGGAACTGTCCATGGTCATCCGGTTCCAGGGCTGGTATGTCCAGGCAGTGCCCAGGCTTGTCCTCTCTGCCCACCAGCCATGCCCAGACAGAAAAGCGCTAAAGTCACAACTGTGATctgtgtgcttttatttttttctctttgttcaactTTTCTATCACCCCTGCTCCAGAAACTCCTACGTATGGCAGAGTGCTTTCCACTGAGCTCCCTTTTGAGACGCTGGTCATCGTGCAAGCTTTTAATGCACAGCCATGCACACGGTGAATTTTTACACCATTTCACTCAAAAGGCAGAGCCACAGGTGAGCTCGGACAGTAGGGGGTTTCtggtaagaaaaagagaaaacagaaagtctCAGAAGCTGCAAGGACAGGCCTCATGGAAAATTGAATCGCCCTTGTCAAAAAGCAAACGCATGACTCCATACAAATATAGAATGGACGTGTGTCGCTGCTTTATTTAACTCATCAGTGAAGAGTCCAGCAGGAAGGCAAAGTTGGTTCAAACGGAGTTCATGGAACAAGGTCTAGAGCATCaatcagaaaggaaagagggaaaatgtCACTGAAATAAGTTTGCCAAGTGGCGGCAAACCTGGCTGATGTCCTAAAGtggcaaaaggaaaaacaaaataagactgAACAAAATGCTGAAGGCTTTGATATGATCTTCTCCACTGGACACCAATAGTTTGCATCTCTACTGACCAAAAGCAAGTTCACCAGTCACCTCACAAGATCTAGGCTTGAATGGTGCAGAATCTAAAATGACCCCAGGGCTTTTCACCCTAATCCCTGGGACaggaaacatgatgaaacacctTGCTCACAGTTATACTCCCTTATCTGGCAAAggagattttgcagatgtaattaaggctACCAAATTAGTTGACTTTGAGGTCATCAAAAGGGAGGTTGTCTGGGTGGGTCTACTTTAATCACTCTTGCCTTGAAGGCCAAGAGTTTTCTCCGGCTGGTggtaaaaagaaaagtcagcagGTGGATGTTGTCGGGGGGGGGAGTCTTGAGTAGGAGGTTTTAGGTTGTTCGGATGGAGGGGCCATGTAGCAAGAACCTGAGAGCAACCTGAGGGAGCTGAGAACCAGACCGGTGACCGGGAAGGAAATGCGACCTCGATTCTACAATTCCACAAAAGCTGCCAACAACTTGGATGTCACTCAAAActagagaaaacaaacaataattaaataaagCGGGGCAAGAAGTGCAAGAACAGCTTATCTCATAGTTCATTCATAACCTTCCCAGCTGGCTTCTGGATCCCACGATCTCTGCCCCATCCCAAAGAGAAACACACCTGACAGGACACCCTTCCATCAAATCAAGcttgtgtttttcaaatatttttgaccaACACCTACACTGTAAGAAATATACTCAAAATTGTAGCCcaatacatgtgtgtgtgcgcgcacacacacgaaCAGACACATGCACTTGAAGCTAAAGTTTCACAAAAAATACCTGATATGATGTACTACAGGCTGAATCATGTCCCCCGCTCCCCACTGCcgcaaaattcttatgttgaagcccTGACCCCCAGGACCTCAGCATGTTCCCTTATTTGGAGAGGGGGGTCTTCAAAGAAGTAAGTTGAAATGAACTCATacgggtgggccctaatccagtaggactggtgtccttagaagaagaaGACATGAGGACAGACAGATGCAGGGGAAAGACCAtcagaggacacagggagaaggcatcttgctgtctacaagccaagaaggCGGCCTCGGAAGGAACCAACCCTCCAGGCACCTTGATGTTGAATCTTGAGGCTTCAGAACAGTGAGACAAtccatttctgttgtgtaagcccTCCAGTCTGTGGGACTTTGTtttggcagccctagcaaacctAATGCATGATGCATTCCAATAATTTCTAacctattccttttctttccttcttctttaatgCTGTTGGAGACAAAATCGATTCTAGGATCACAAATAGACCACACATGCAGGTTGAAGAACTGAGAGAAGTCTAAGATCCATTTTCTATCCCAGTAATTGAACACATATTACTAATagcttcagaaatgaaaaagtccatatatatatccaaatgaaaaaGTCCATATATATCCAAAACAGAGAATCACCTTGAGGGAGGGAGGCTAAACGTAATGGCTTTAACAGAGGAAATGCATTTCTCCAATCATCCCTGACACAAACATAATGAATGATACATTCCGATGCTCTTTGAAGAAGTAAATGAACTCGATTTGAAGAAGAGTAAAGCAACTTTTCCAGCTCCTTCTGAAGCAATGATCGAGAAAGGTCTTGGTATCTCCATGTCACGCTGCAGAGAGCAAAGCCAGGAGTGAGCCAGGATTGAACCTCTAGGCTTGTGCTGTCCATCCTGGAAATTTTGGGAAAGAAGAGTGGGTACCTCTGGGGCTGGGAGAAATCTCTTCTTTACCAAAAAGGCAAGAAATTATGCcaagttgggtgtggtggctcatgcttgtaattctaaaactttgggaggctgaggattgcttgagctcaggagtttgagaccagcctgggcaacaatagtaaaactccgtctctacaatttatttttttttaattagccaagcttggtagtgtgtgcctgtggtcccagctactcaggaggctgaggtgggaggattgccaggcattcaaagctgcagtgagctgtgattttgcctctgcactccagcctgggtgacagagtgagaaattATACCCACATCAGGTGAAAACCTGCAATATTTCTAAGAGTAGAGTATTGCCAAAATGACACCGTCCTGCTTCCACGAAGAGCTGGAAAACCACAATCTCGGAGTAAATATCATCATGATCTTCCACATCACATACTGCATGTAACGGGAGGGGTTAGAATAGTCATGAGAATATGTGTCTGGAATGTCACGGCTTAGTAAACACATCCCACAGATAGCATGTTGAGGCCTATCGGATCTCTCATGAGTTGGGTGTTGGTGCACAGAGGGGCCTGTACAGGGTGAGGGTCCCACGCCCTGGAGCCAGGTGGGCGTGAGGGCCGGGGCCACATGGTGCGTGCCCCCTATCCTAGCCCAAACCTGCGGTGAGCCTCTACTTCTTAGAGCTCACTCTGTACTGAGGGCAAGACAACACTGCTTTAAGCTGCAGTGGGGGGTAAATATATTAGTCCTGGGAAGCACTTAGAATGCTGcacatccccacccccaccccttctaCCCCTCACTCCCCCAGTCCCTCTGTCCACCCCATCCCACTGTTTCTGTCCCAGAAGTGTCAGTCCTTATTATGTGAACTCGAAACACCCAAGGCCCTTGTGAAAATGCGGGTTCTGTTTCAGTGCCTGGGGTGAGGCCTGAGATTTCACTTTCTTAACTGGCTCCCAGATGATGCTGAGGACGCTGACCTGTGGGCCCTGTTTTGGGTAGCAAGCATCTAGAACATGCGACAGAAACTGCTTGTTCCTCAGAGACAGAAGAGGTTGAGTACAGTTAAGCAATTTtacatatctatttttttaaaaaacatgcttGGATGTCGCCGTGCAGGAAGTACCAACCAAGGGCTGTGTCACACCTCCTGGCCAAGCCAATCACAAAGTAAAATTCCTGTGTGAGTCCACTCACGTGAGGCACCTAGAATTCATAAAGACAGAGTCTTTGGGGAGGGAAACATGGTCTTTAATGGGGAAAGATTTTTAGTTTTGCAATATTAAAGAGTTCTTGAGATTGGTTACACAACAGTATGGAATGTGTTTAATCCCACTGGACTCTACActtaaaaaatggctaaaatcaGTGCCTTggaagaccgaggtgggaggatcacttgaggctaggagtttgaaagCAACCCAGCAACAGAAACCGTGAAATCTCCCTCCAATGAATACCCTCCACAAGCTACCCCAAACCAACATGAACACAAGGTTGTGTGAAGGTGCGCTTGCTCTTCAGACACCTCAGCACAGTCCTCTGACTTCCTTCCAAGTGGATTGctgtcatctctacaaaaatttaaaaaataactgggcatggtggcatgtgcctacagttCCAGCcactgggggaggctgaggtgggaggatggcttgagcctgggagttctaggctgcagtgagctgtgatcacaccatgccactccagcctgggcaaaagcaAAATCTTGtcttaaaagaaaccaaaaaaggctaaaatggtaaactttatgttatgtgtagtttaccaaaatttttttaaaaatattttttaaaagatttcttcaAGGAGTCCTCCCTTAGGATACGATGGGCCTAGAATGaagctctctctcctcttctgggGAGTATTTCTTGTTTCCACCAGGGGCTCATCAGCGGTGGCTTGAGGCAGGACATACACAGAACTGTGAAATCTCCATCCAAGGAATGCCCTCCACATGCTACCCCAAACCAACATGAAAGTGAGGTTGTGCAAAGGGGAGCTTGCTTTTCAGACACCTCAGCACAGTCCTCTAACTTCCTTCCAAGTGGGTCATGGCATCTGATGCCCTATGGAGCTGGTCCTGCACCTTTAATGTTGGGGGTGTCTTAGTCTGtgtgtgctgctataacaaaatactgcagaCTGGGTAATtcgtaaagaacagaaatgtattctttcacagttctgcaggctgggaagtccaagatccaagCACccgcaggttcagtgtctggcgagggcccaggtctctgcttccaagatggtgcctgtTGCTGCATCCTCTGAAGGAAAGGAAGGTTGTGTCACCACATGGTGAGAGGCAAAAGCACAAGCCAGCTGAATGCTCTGTGAAGCCCCTTTTGTGAGGGTCTGATCCCACTCAAGAAGGAAGAGCCCTCGTGGTCTAATCACCTACAAAAGTCCCTCCTCTTAATACTATGACATTGGCCATTAAGTTTCCACACCTGAATTTTGCAGGGGACACGTTCAAACTGTATCAGAGGGCCTCACAGCCAAGCAGAGTTCACTTGATTAAATACATACATCTTGGTACTGCAGTCTTGTTATATATCAAATACAGGCACAACTGGGGAAAATCAGGAGATGTTTTTTGGGGATAAGAAGGATAAAAGTCCAACCTTATGTAGTAAGACAGTTTATCCTTAACTGGCCAAATGATAATTCTTCCTTACTGAAATCAGTTACTAtcccatccatccctccctccatccctccctccctccctccctccctccctccctccctccctccatccatcccagCTGCTGGCTTAAAATGTGTCTTACCTGAAagctctctcagaccacagtgtggGACAGAGGCCTTCATGAGTGCTTCTCACACCAGCACAGAACTTTGTATTATTCTTACTTGGAGGATGTCAAATTAAGTTTATTCTTATGAAAAGAAATTGTTCATGGGAAAGTCACAGgttttaagagaaatgaaatcaagatgcCCGTGAGTTGCGCATTTAGAATGCTAGTGGCTATCTTCAGGAGTCTGTGACAAATGGTCATGTCATCAGGCTGTCAAATGCTCCAGCTGCCTTCCTAGACTCTTACATAATTCCCAGACCAAGATAGATCCCATTCTCCTTTTCTACATCTTCCCGCTGCAAACTCTGGCCTCAGATAAGAATACTGCTTTGGCAGGGGATGTACTGTTATTAGAAATAAAGTTAATTAGGAAACCTTTGTGTCTAACCTGTTGAATGTATGAAGTACAATTCACTTTCTGCATCAACTCTCAGAACTGTCTGTGAATTGAGCGGCAGGGGTGAGGAGTGGCAGGGGTGAGGCTGAGCTCACAGGAGGCTAGGTAAGCATTTTGCTTCCTGGGATTCAAAGAATTAGGTCCATGCTGTCAGGGCCCAAGCTTTGCTCTCCGTCTCTTGCTGCCTGGACATCTCTCTCCCCCGCTGTGTCCCTTGGACTGTCCTGGGACAGCATCCTCAAGCCCTCCCGTCTTCCATGTCTGCTGTGCCCCATAAATCGCAAGGAAACCCATTCGCCTCCATGCAGCCAATCAGCCCttagcctttctctctctcttttttttttttgagacagagtctcactctgcggccaagttggagtgcggtggcgtgatcttggctcactctaacctTTGTcactggggctcaagtgattctcctgcctcagcctctcaagtagctgggactacaggcacacaccatcacacctggttaatttttttgtatttttagtggagacagggtttcaccatcttgccctgggtggtctcgaactcctgagctcaggaaatccacccacctcagcctcccaaagtgctgggattacaggcatgagctaccacgtgCGGCCCGCTCCTTAAATGTTTCGAGTGTTTGATGACTGACCATTAGATTTTGGTGAATATTAGATTTCGACACATAGCATGCATGTTCTAACATCTTAGAACCATTCtttaaaatcaaatacaaatttaGAGGAAGGGACATGATGCTTTTTccaataaaaacaggaaaatggaCTTGGCAATGACTGCCTCCTAGGCAGTAAATGATTGAAGAGTGACTTCATTTCAGAAACATAGCTGCTTTCATCTTTTGGTAAATGAGTCTATGACCTTTCTCAGGGCACATAAAATAAGGCTAGACATTTTGATAAAACTTACATCTTTATTCAAAGTCCAGGAAAAGAATCCAAATGGAAAGCAAGGCAGTGTTCTTCAGgctaagcctttttttttttttttttttttttttttgagatggggtcttgctgtgttgcccaggctggagtgcagtggcacgatttcatctcactgcaagccctgcctcccgggttcatgccattctcctgcctcagcctcccgagtagctgggactacaggcgcccgccaccacacctggctaattttttgtatttttagtagagacggggtttcaccctgttagccaggatggtctcgatctccttaccttgtgatccacccacctcggcctcccaaagtgctgggattagaggcgtgagccaacacgcctggccagGCTAAGCCATTTTTATTCAGCATTTACCCCCAGAGGGAGTTCTACAACCCACTGAAAGCCAGGCCTGACTGCATCCTCCCAACTCCCTGTTGTCAAGAAACCctgggctgggtacggtggctcacccctgtaatcccagcactttgggaggccgagacaggcagatcacttgagatcaggaggtcaagaccaacctggccaatatggtgaaaccccttctttactaaaaacacaaaaattagccgggtgtggtggtgcatgcctgtaattccagctactcgggaggctgacggatgagaattgcttgaacctgggcagcagaggttgcagtgagctgagattgtgccactgcattccagcctggctgagaAAGTGTGACtactgtctcaaaagagaaaaaaaaaaaaaaaaaaaaaaaaaagaaaccctgtagcTAGCAATGTAAGCTGCGCTCCACTAGCTGGCACTGTCGTTCACAGCACACTGCAGGCCTCTGCACCTTTTGCCTCCAGTTTACCACGGAGCCCTGTGCCACTCAGCCTTCAAGTCGTGTCCCTCCCTTCAGAGGCCTTCCACGGAGCTCAGCCCCTCCCCAGGACTTGGAAGACGGTGGCAACAGACGAATCTACATATAGGCCTGGCATGTGTGGGCTGCATCAGCTGGAGTTTGAAGGAGAGAATCCAATTCAAAAGAGAGCCGGCAAAGTGGTACTGAGAGAAGCAAGGCAGATGGCAGCGCGGAGTCTGAGAGCCAGAGGGGCACTTTCAGCCTCAGGAGACGAGCCTGGTGCAGGTCTAGGGCCTGAGACGGGGCAGTGGCGGGCAGAGAgtggcttccttccttcttccctactGTCTCCCTCCCTTTCTGCCCCCTCAGGGGCAGCCAGCACACAGAGCGCTGCCACCCTCCTTCAGGTAACACTTCATGCTTCACGTTGCCCTCTCTGTGTGGCCCCAGTTAACACACAGTATGTCAAACAAGGCGTTGAGGTGAGACCTCTACTGAATTACAGTCATACTCTGTCATGGTCCTCGTGGCACCTTTTCTTTGTAGACTCGGAACAAGACCCAGAGCACATGGGACGATGAAACCTGAGCGTCAGGGTGGCAGGAGCTGTCAGTGAGGAGTGAAGCACAGAGAGAGGGACAGACACCACCACCCACCCTGCCACGGTGCAGTCAGTGAAGGCAGGGGGCTGGGCGGACTCCATGCATTCACCCAGTGAGTGGGTTGCTCTAAAACACCATCATTTTTTTCCAAGGCAATATTAACATTGGCAGCTTTTAAGAGCACCTCAGAATCTGCTCAGAACACATGAACCCCTGCCTGACTCCTAAACCATGGGATGATTTAGGAGACCTGAGTGATGTGCCCAAGGGTAACAGCTGAAGGAGAAGGGGGCGGACACGGTGTATTCCCAGACATTCCCCACTCCCTGTCAGCTCCGGGATCATAAGCCTAGGTGGCAGCCTGGGAGTGGTGCCCTGGGAGCCACATTTGTTTTCGTAGTACTATGCTTTGCTAATGTTTGGGAGGAGGACAGCTAGTACATCACACACGGGACAGCTCTGCTGTGCACCGGGACAATCCCCCTTCCAGCTGGGAAACCAGTGGGTTCTAAAAGGACACTGAACACTTTCCTCTGGAGCGGAGCAAGGCACTTTTCGGTTTTGGCAGCCCAAGGACGAAAAAGCCCAACCACATCCTTCAGTGGAGGAGAGACGGAAAGTCGATTTTAGGGACTCACTCTCCACCCTTTCACTCTCCACATCGCACAGCCACCCCCAAGACCAAATGGACAATTGTAGTgttattttaagatttaaaatgttccaGAGTTCTGAAACACCCTTGAGAACTTTCAAAAGAAGCTATTTCTGTCCTTTGAAGGTTAGGCCAACATTTAAACTTCTACCTGAATTGTCCAGCTTCTAGCATAGTTAAGCACTTCCCAGCTTCTCCAGAGAAAGCTGTGTTCACGATGAGAAAGTTCTTACTGTGCAGTGATGTGGGGTGACACTGCTGGGGGTGGGCAGAGCCCCAGAGAGACTGTTGGAGATCACATGTTTCCACAGGAGTTCTGAAGAAGTGCAGAGGTGGAATAAGATCTCCTTCTGTTGGGCTTCTCCCTCTCCACCAACACGCTCTAAGCTCCCTGAGAAGGCCTAACATTGGTGTGGAAACCATATCTTCATACTTCTGTGGGTCACAAACAAATTTATACACGAACAAGACAAAagatcatttctgtttcttttatgaaATAGAATAATTGTATGCTTTTTCTGTTACCAAACGCAAATTCACTGAActgtaggaattttaaaatttacgaAGTTAATCATGAATGTACTCCAACCTCTCTTCTTCTAACTCAGCCTTAGAATTTCAGAGATAAGGATGTTCATCCTCAATCAGGGGACTggccctttctttctcctgctccattCTCATGCAGGAGTGATTTGTATGCACAAAGGACTATGTTAGTGAAGAGAAGCTGATGCTCACATGAGGGTCAGATGCCTCTATGCAGTTCACAGTTAAATACGAAATTGAACGTCAGCAAGCAGTTTGGTACAAAATGGGATATCCCTACAAATAGCTGGCATTTATTGAGGACTCACTATTGCCCCAGAGACTTTCTAAGTATATTTACTAATTATACTCATAGGGTAGGGTTTCTCAACTTCAGTAAGATTGACACTTTGAGCTGTGTATTATagcatgtttagcagcatccctggcctctttCCACTAAATGCTAGTAAGATCCCCTCCCAAGTCATGAAACGAAAACTGTTTCCgtacattgccaaatgtcccctgggagtTAAAACCACTATGCCATCACCCCCAGGTGAGAAACCACTGCCCTATGACTGTCCCATGAAACATGAAATGGTTGGCAGGCCTGGGAAAGTTACTTGGACCTAAGCTATGAACTGGGAGAAATGTTCCCAATGTCTCTGAACACAATAGTGTATGTTGGGAAAAGCCCTCCAGGGAAATTAAGGGGGCAAATTCTGGTTAAGAAAGAATTCTGGAAGTGACATCTGCAAGATGTCAGAACAGGAAGTGCCAGCCCTTGTTCCCCTCAGAAACACTGATTTAATAACCATCCATAGATAAAATTACTTTTCTGAGAGCTCTGGACTCCAAGAGAGAGTATTCAACACCCTGATGGggcacagaaatgagaaaagacacaTTGAAAAGGGTAAGAATATTCTTACTTTACCCGACCAACCCTCCTCCAGGCCAGTAGAATGCAGCACCAAGAGAGATCTCCTTGGCCCATAAGTTCTCCCATGGGGGAAAGAGAGCATGCAGTGAGCATCTGACTCTTCTGTAGCCTTTTGGTTTACTGCCTGAGAGGCTCACTTCTGTTATGTCTCACCCAGAACACGGAGTAAATCAGAAAGGCTAGATTGCCTGGGGACTGctaagaacaacaaaaatagatGAGGGCTCTCAACAACCAGCATGCAGACCTCAACAGCATGCTCGTGGTGCACAGCAGCAGGCCACCTGCCCATGGATCCCAGCAGCAAGCCTGCTTACCCACTGACCCCAGCAGGTGGCCAGCGTATAGATCCCACCAGCCAGCCCACTCAGAATCTCTGGCCAGCCTGACTGGTGAAGGGCTTTCCCTGCTGAAGTCAGCCTGTAAAGATAAAAAGAGATGACTCTTTCTTCAAAAGTACAGGCACCAATGCAAAGCCATAAGGATCacaaagaatcaggaaaatacaaTGATGCCCAAAGAACACAATAAACCAGTaactgatctttaaaaaaatggagacCTAAGAACTGCCtggaaaagaattcaaaataagtGTCTTAAATAATCTCAGTGAGCTATTAGAGAACACAGAAAGAAAGCCACATGATATCATgaaaacaatacatgaacaaaatgagaacttCAACAAAGACATAGagatgataaaagaaaataaattttggagcTGAAGGACACAATGACTGAACTGAAAAATTTCAGAGGAAACTTCAACAGCAGACTTGATCAGGTAGAAGAAGCATCAGTGTGCAAAAAGAGagatcatttgaaattatccagtcagaggaacaaaaaaaaaagaaacaattttttcaaagtaaagaGAACTTAAAGAACTTATGAGACATCATTAAAGGTACCAACATATGCTTTATGGGATTTCtacaaagagaagaggaagagaaagtggtagaaaacttatttaaggaaataatggctgaaaatttcccaCATCTGGGAAGGGAAATAGACATCCAGTTTCATGAAGCCCAAATAACCCCAATTACCCAAttagaagagtaaaaagaaaaaagaatttaaaaaaagaatgaatagggCCTACAAGAATTGTGGGGCACCATCAAGTGAACTAATTTCCACATAACAGACATTCccaaaggagacaaaagagaaaagggcctagaaaacatacttaaataaataatggctaaaatttttccaaatctgaaaaaaaattacaccatCCAGGTACAAGAAGCTCAGAAGTTACCAATAAAATTTAGTCCAAAGAGGAAATCCTAAAGGCACATTATCACcaaatttacaaaaatcaaagacaaagaaagaatgcTCAAAGCAGCAAGAGCAAAGAAACATACCAAATGCAAGAGATACTCAATACAGCtttcagtggatttctcagcagaaaccttgcaggcaAGGACAGAGTGGAATGCTGTATTTGAAGtactaaaggaaaaaattacCAACCGAGCATATTGCGCCCAGCATAGCTATGCTTCAAACACTAAGGCAAGATAGACTTTCCCACACAAACAGAAGCAGAAGGAATTCATCATCACCAAATCTGTGTTATAAGAAATGCCAAAGTTGTACACATGgtaaacacaaagcaaaaacctgtaatagatatattataaataaatggcACAGAATCAAAACATACcactagaaaaaaatcacttaaccatGAAGGAAGACAGtaacagagggaaaaaagaagaaaaggtctaaaaaacaaccagaaaacaaataaaatggtggTAATAGacccttacctatcaataataaccttgaatataaatggattaaattatccagttaaaagacaaagaatgactgaatggataaaaagcaagacccatggccaggcaaggtggctcatgtgtgtaatcccagcactttggaatgccaaagtgggcagatcacaaggtcaggagttctagaccagcctggtcaacatggtgagatcccatctctactaaaaatacaaaaattaaccaggcatggtggtgtgcacctgtaatcctagctactcaggagctgaggcaagagaatgacttgaacctgggaggaaaaggctgcagtgagccaaaatcatgctatgcataccagcctgggcgacagagcgagactttgtctcaaacaaacaaacaacaacaaaaaacaagacccagCTATATActatctacaagaaactcatttcaCCTAAACCTGTGTGATACAGCAAAAGCATCTCAAAGAGGGAAGTTCATAGCAATAAATGCCGACATAAAAAGGTAGAACCAGTGGAGGAATGTGGAACCATGGCCACTATAGTTGCTGTTTGCAGTGGTCTGGGGAGGAAGAAGTTGACACACCTCGTAATGGCTGCTGTTAGCCTTACACATCCCAGGACTCACGTGGTGCTATGGAGAAGAGGTTGTTCACAATATAAACAGATATCCACCAATGAGGACCTGTCCATTCCAATGGAAAATTCTTATAAAGAAGCCCTTAAGAAATGTATCTTGTGTGGAAAGCATGTAGATTTTAAGAATGTACAGCTTTTGTCCCagtttatttctccatttattggATGCATTTGTGGAAGGCACAAAACAGGTCTTTgtgggaagaaacagaaagaaatcacaaaagcAATTAAGAGACCTCAAATAATAGGGCTTATGCCAGTTACATACAAGGATGCTGCATACCTCAAGGACCCTAAAGTTTGTAACATCAGATATCAGGAGTAAATTATACCATGTTACCActaataaacttattttacagttaaaaaaaaaaaaggtagaaagacttcaaataatcAGCCCAATGAcacacctcaaagaactagaaaagcaagaacaaacccaatgcaaaataattagaaggaaaaaaataataaagattagagcagaaaaaaattaaattgaaaccaAAGAAAACCATATAAAAGatcattgttgttttgttttctgttttagtttaCAGAGAG
This region includes:
- the LOC126958082 gene encoding 28S ribosomal protein S18c, mitochondrial-like, translated to MATIVAVCSGLGRKKLTHLVMAAVSLTHPRTHVVLWRRGCSQYKQISTNEDLSIPMENSYKEALKKCILCGKHVDFKNVQLLSQFISPFIGCICGRHKTGLCGKKQKEITKAIKRPQIIGLMPVTYKDAAYLKDPKVCNIRYQE